The genomic stretch GTACTCAAGGCGAACTGCATGAAGAGCTTGGCTTAGATGCGAAAGGTATTGAGAAGTCTATCTCAGACTATCTTGCTAAATAGCTTTCACAAGCAAACAGCATAAGCTACGAAACAAAAAAGGTTGGCCCTAGGGTCAACCTTTTTAGTATCTGCTAACTGATAAACTATTCGTTGTTTAGCTGTTTAGCTGTTTAGCTGTTTAGCTGTTTAGCTTAGTAGTTAATAGCTATTAAGCCTACTTAGCAACAAGGCTTAAGCACAGGTGCGTCATAGTTCTCAGGTTCATCAGAATAGATAGCTACATTGAAGTTCTCAACTAAGCCAGTCTCTTCAACACATTGCTCTTGGAAGAACTGTTGAATCTCACGACGTTGGCAATGCGCTTCAAACGCTTCGTTATCCGCCCAGATTTCGTTGAAAGCAATTGGGAAACTCTGGCCTTCAGCAAACGGGCTCTGAATGTGACGAGTCACTGTGTATTGAATACAACCATTTTCACGCAGAGTGTTTGGCTCTAGTGATTTTAAAACCTCGAACAGCTCGTTCAGTTTGCCTTCTTTTGGCTGAAATTGAGCGATGCAGTAAACCTTCTTAGACATTGTAATTCCTTGTTTTTTTTATTTTAGACTTAAGCCGTTATATCTCAATCTTTTATAGCAAATACAGTCCAGCTCTTAAACTAGCCAGCCTGCAAAATGCGCCACAGCATACAGCGAAATCGCCGCCATAATACCCGCTACGATATCATCAATCATGATACCTAAGCCGCCATGAACTCGAGCGTCTAACCAACCAATTGGCCAAGGCTTAACCATGTCGAAGAAACGGAATAACACAAAGCCAGTTAATAGCCATTTCCAATCATCAGCAGGGATGTTCAACATTGGCACTAGGGCCATAGTGATCCAAAAGCCTGCGAACTCGTCCCATACGATAGAACCATGATCGTGTACGCCCATGTCATCAGATGTGACTTGGCAGATCTTGATACCAATAATGCAGCTGACCACAACGATAGCAACATAAGCCGGGAAAGGTAATTGAACCAACAATAAGTACAATGGGATAGACGCAAGCGTGCCCATGGTTCCGGGAATAATAGGCGATAAGCCACTGCCAAAACCCGTTGCTAATAAGTGCCAAGGGTTTTTAAGAGAGATTGCAGATAGTGGGTTTGTCATCAATTAACCTTAAAGTGATCGTAACCAGTTAAGCTCCAACTTAATGGTTCACCATTATTGTGTAATTCAAAATATTCTACAGGTCTTATCTGGCCAATGCAGGTGACTTTTGTTCCAGTGTGTGACAAAGCACTTTCCAGCGAACCTTTATTTTCTTCCGGCACCGTAAAGCAAAGCTCGTACTCTTCGCCACTGGTGAGTGCGTACTGCTGCGCTGCGGTAATATCAGGTGCAAACTGGCATAACTCTTGAGAGATAGGCAACGTGCTCACATCAATGCTTGCGCCGACTTCTGAACGCTTCAGGATATGCTTTAGATCAGCAATCACACCGTCAGAGATATCAATCGCAGACGAAGCAAGGTTCACAAGCGCCTGCCCTGCTAGCACTCGTGGAGAGCTGATGTAGTGCCTCTCTTCAAGCTCAAGAGCATAAGGCTTCGCTTTGTTCTGTTCAGGGTTCAATAACACCTCCAGCCCTGCCTTGCTGTCGCCCAGGTTACCGGTTACGTAAATCCAATCACCAACCTTCGCACCATCTCTGCGTAGCGCTCGGCCCTCTGGAACAAAACCTTGCACAGTAAGCGTCAAGCTCAGCGGCCCTTTGGTTGTGTCACCCCCAATCAGTTGGATACCAAAGTAGTCAGCCAGTTTGAAAAATGAATCACAAAATGGGGCAAGCCACGCTTCATCAACTTCCGGCATGGTTAACGCAAATGAAACCCATGCTGGTGTCGCGCCCATAGCGGCAAGGTCACTGATGTTAGACGCCAAAGCCTTATGCGCAACCCAGGCCGGGTTTGCTTCTGCTAAAAAATGAGTGCCCGCGACTAAGGTGTCCGTGCTAATCGCTATCTCAACATTGCTTGGCGCTTTGACCAAAGCGCAATCATCGCCCGCTGCCAGATGCACGTCTTTACGTTGTGGTTGTCGATTTACAAAATATTTTTCAATCAGATTAAATTCGCCAGACATCACATGTCCTATCTTTAGTCTTCATACAGATCACTGCAATTATTGGTATTACAGAAATTTAGTTACAAAAAAGGCCAGCATGATAGCTGACCTTTAGATTCAATATACGAACGTCTTATTTCTTACGAACGTGCGGTGCAGCTTTATCAAGCACACCGTTAACAAACTTATGGCTGTCTTCTGCTGCGAATACTTTCGCAAGCTCGATAGCTTCGTTGATAACCACTTTGTATGGTACATCTTCGCGACGAGTCATCTCGTACATAGCTAAACGTAGAAGCGCTAGTTCCATCAGATCCAGATCTTGCATAGGGCGAGATACGAATGGACGAAGCTTGCTATCAAGTTCCATGTGGCTAAGAGCAACACCAGTTAGCAGGTCGCGGAAGTATGCAACGTCTGTTTCTGGCATAGCAAGTGCAGGTTCTGCAGCATGATGCTCTTCTTCATCATACTTACCACCAGATAAGAACTGTTCTTCAACGGTAGCAATATTTTCTTTAGTAATTTGCCAAGAATAAATTGCTTGTAGAGCAAATTGACGTGCGTTACGACGTGCGGCTGGTTTCACACTGGCCCCCATTAGGAATCGATTTCAGAAAGAACGTTGATCATCTCAAGTGCGCTAAGTGCAGCTTCTGCACCCTTATTACCAGCCTTGGTTCCTGCGCGTTCAATAGCTTGATCGATCGTATCAACAGTTAGCACACCGAATGCTACTGGAAGAGAGTATTCCAGAGAAACTTGTGCCAAACCTTTATTACATTCACTACAAACATAGTCAAAATGAGGCGTACCGCCACGAATTACTGTACCAAGAGATACAATCGCATCGAACTTACCCGTTTTTGCAACGCGCTGCGCTACAAGTGGAAGTTCAACTGCACCAGGGCAACGAACAACAGTGATGTTGTCTTCGCTTACTTGTCCGTGACGCTTTAAAGTATCGATTGCACCAGAAAGTAAACTTTCGTTAATAAAACTGTTGAAACGAGCAATAACGATAGCAATTTTTGCATTTGGCGCTGGGAAGCCACCCTCGATCACTTTCATAAGCCTTCCTTTAACTATTTTCATCAAGTGAGAATCGCCGGATTCTAGCACAAAACTGTGAGCAATATCTAATGCTAATTTAGCAGAACAGACACCGGAGATGTAAAGATGATAACGCAGCGCTGCTCCCAACCGTATAGGAACAACAAGTCGCCAAGCATCTGCATTTAACGCACGAAAAATTGAGCTTTACGACTGTGCTCTTTTGGTCTAATTCGTCACCAAAAGAGCAATCAGAGTCATCATTGATTGTGTTGCTACAAATTAATCTGTGAGTGGTTACTCACAAACGTATTCAACCACGTTCAGACCGAAACCACCTAGGGCGTGGTAACGCTTCGTGCTTGAAGACAATAGACGCATATCATGAACGCCAAGGTCTTGTAGAATCTGAGAGCCTACGCCAACACGACGCGAAGTGCCCTGCTTCTTAGCCATGGTTGGTTGTTCGTTCTTATCTTGAGCTTCGAACGTCTTCACTTTGTGGATCAGAGAGTCAGACGACTCTTCATTGCCAAGAATTACCAACACGCCGCCTTCGTCGCCAATGCGCTTCATCGCTTTATCTAGCGACCAGCTACGCTCAGTGCCACGATCAGAATGAAGAAGATCGGTAAACGTATCATGCAGGTGAACACGCACTAAAGGATCACCATTAGATAGGTCGCCCTTTTGCATTGCGTAGTGGATCTGGTTATCAATCGTATCGCGGTAAGTCACCAACTCAAAATCACCAAATTCAGTCGGTAGGTGACATTGTGCAACACGCTCGATCGTTGTTTCTGTGTTGTTGCGGTATTCAATCAAGTCAGCGATGGTACCTAGCTTGATATCATGCTTTTCAGCGAACACTTCAAGATCAGGGCGACGCGCCATAGTACCGTCGTCATTTAGGATCTCAACGATAACCGATGCTGGCTCACAGCCTGCTAGACGAGCTAAATCACAACCTGCTTCTGTATGACCAGCGCGAGTTAGAACACCACCGTCTTGTGCTGTTAGCGGGAAGATATGACCTGGTTGTACAAGGTCAGCCGCTTTTGCATCTTTCGCCACTGCAGCTTGAACTGTAACCGCGCGATCTGATGCTGAAATACCGGTCGTTACACCCTCTGCCGCTTCAATCGAAACCGTAAAGTTCGTGGTGTACTGAGCGTTGTTGTCTTGAACCATAGGCGCAAGACCCATGCGGCTTGAGCGCTCTTTGGTCAGCGTTAGACAGATTAAACCACGGCCGTACATTGCCATGAAGTTAATCGCTTCTGGCGTAACATGTTCTGCTGCCATGATCAGATCGCCTTCATTTTCGCGATCTTCATCATCCATCAGGATAACCATTTTTCCTAGGCGAATGTCTTCAATAATTTCTTGAGGAGTACTAATTGGCATTGTTCTATATCCTTTGAAATGGTTCTGCTTCCTAGAACCGACACTATTTAAACCTGATGATATTGCTTCGCTTTACAAAGTGATGCTTAACGCACTTTGTCTCAACGATTAGGCAAAACCATTCTGCTGTAAGAATTCCATCGTCAATCGAGATTCAGGCTCAGACTCTTGCTGTTGGCCTTGAAGTAGACGTTCCATGTAGCGTGCTAACACATCGACTTCTAGATTCACTTTACGACCGACATTGAATTGATCGATGGTAGTTTCTGACGAGGTATGAGGAACGATCGTCAGCTTAAATGCATTCTTACGTAAATCGTTCACGGTAAGACTAATACCATCCACCGTCACCGAACCTTTTTGAGCTACGTACTTTGAGATTTCAGCCGGCATTTCTACCCAGAACTCAATCGCACGGCCAACTTGGTTACGCTCAACAATCTCGCCCACGCCATCCACGTGACCCGATACGATGTGACCACCGAAACGAGTCGTCGGTAGCATCGCTTTCTCTAGGTTGACCTTGTCGCCTGCTTGGTAATCGACAAAACCCGTTTTTTTCAGGGTTTCAAGCGAAAGGTCTGCACTGTAGCTGTGGTCGTTATACTCAACAACCGTCAAACAAACACCATTGGTAGCGATACTATCGCCTAACTTAACGTCAGCCATATCAAGCTTACCCACGTTAACCGTTACGGTGATGTCTTCTCCGCGGGGAGTGATTGCACTCAATGTACCTACGGCTTCTACAATTCCTGTAAACATTTTAAAACTCTTTTTGTTGTCAACGACATGTATGTAGTGAGCGGATTTATTCCCACTATAATTTCGTTACTATCGGTTTCGAAATACGGGTTTCGCTTCGATGCGAATATCCACACCAACCTGTCGAACATCTTTAATTTCTAGATCAATAACATCAGACATTGAGGTGAGCCCTAATGCGCCCATCAAACCTCGTCCGTCACTGCCCATAAGTTTAGGTGCTAAATAGAGGATTAGCTCATCCACCAGCTGCGCTTCAATCAAGCTTTTTGCCAACGTGGCACCCGCTTCGACCCAAATATGGTCAATATGATTAGCAGGTAACTGACGCATCAAATCGTGTAAGTCCAGCTGACCTGCATCCGTTGTTCCGACTGTAATATCGGCAGAGGCTTCAGCGACTCTCAATACCGATGTTGGCGTCTGGTATAACTTGAGCTCAGGGCGCAGTTGATTTTGGCGGTCAAGAATCACGCGAATCGGCTGACGTAGCTCCTCTTCAGCGTAATGAGCTTGAGCGCTGCTTGGTAATTCAGCCCAACGAACATTCAGCGATGCGTTGTCTTCAATCACCGTTTGGCTAGTTGATAGCACCGCACCGGATTTTGCTCGATAATTCTGAACATCACGACGTGCTTCTGCCGATGTTATCCATTGGCTTTGACCATTTGCTAAGGCCGTTTGTCCATCAAGGCTGGCTGCCATCTTAAGCTGAACAAAAGGCATACCCGTTTGCATGCGCTTGATAAATGCAGGGTTCAAATCGAGAGCATCTTGCTCAAGCAAACCGATTTCAACCTCAATACCCGCGTCGCGTAGCATGTTGATACCACGCCCTGCGACTTTAGGGTTTGGGTCCTGCATGGCGCAAATCACTTTCGAAACTTGAGCCTTAATCAAACCTTCCGCACAAGGCGGCGTTCGACCGTAATGAGAACAAGGTTCTAGCGTAACGTAAGCCGTCGCGCCTTTTGCCTTATCACCGGCCATTCGCATGGCATGCACTTCGGCATGAGGTTCGCCCGCTTTGGCATGAAAACCTTCACCAACGATCTGACCATCGGTTTGTACGATGACACAGCCGACATTTGGGTTTGGCGAAGTGGTGTAAATGCCGCGTTTCGCTAATTGAATAGCACGCGACATCATTCGAAAATCTAGGGGAGTAAAATTAGACATGATTGAGGGATTAGTCCTCTAATTTAGCGATTTCTTCGCCAAACTCTCGGATGTCTTCAAAGCTGCGGTAAACAGAGGCAAAACGGATGTACGCCACTTTATCCAATTCTTTCAATTGGCCCATCACAAGATTACCGATCATCTCGCTTGGTACTTCACGCTCACCAGTTGCACGGAGTTGTGACTTAATCGTACTGATCGCAAGTTCAATTGCATCAGCACTCACTGGGCGTTTTTCTAAGGCGCGCTGAACACCACCGACCATTTTGTCTTCGTTAAATGGTTCGCGGTTTCCATTCGACTTAATTACTTTAGGCATCACAAGTTCTGCCGATTCGAACGTAGTAAAACGCTCGCTACATGCAAGGCATTGACGGCGACGACGAACCTGATGGCCATCGGCTACCAGTCTTGAATCGATTACTTTAGTGTCGTTCTCTGAACAAAAAGGACAATGCATATCACCTCCAAATAATTGAATATCAGTGTAACGGAATTGCCAAACGTTAGGAAAGAAAAAGGGCCAATTAAGGCCCTTTTGTGTGGTGATTCATTGATTATTGCTACGCGATAGCAATTTCTAAATGAGCTGAGGAGGAAAATTAACGAGAACGTTAACCTCGAACTAAATAGTTCGCTTTGCCCACCCATTTATAGCTTGTCAGTTCTTCTAAACCCATTGGGCCGCGAGCATGCAGTTTCTGAGTAGATACCGCCACTTCTGCACCTAAACCAAACTGTGCGCCATCAGTAAAACGAGTGGATGCATTCACGTAAACCGCTGCAGAACCTACCGAGTTAATAAAGCGCTCGGAGCTTTCTAGACTGTTAGTCATGATGGCGTCTGAGTGACTCGCGTTGTGTACGCGCATGTGGTCAATCGCCTCTGCAACGTCCGCAACCACTTTAACTCCTAACGTGTAGCTTAGCCATTCAGTGTCAAAGTCGCCTTCAACCGCATCGCGTTGGTCTTCAAAACCAGTAAGCAGTGATTTTGCACTCGCGTCAGCAACCAAGGTTACTTTGCCTGCTAAACGCTGTGTTAGCTTAGCAAGGAAAGCTTCAGCAACGGCTTCATGCACTAGCAGCGTATCCAATGAGTTACATGCAGATGGACGTTGAACTTTCGAGTTTTCAACCACATCAACAGACTTCTCTAGATCAGCGCTCTCATCAACAAAGATGTGGCTGATACCGAAACCACCGATGATAACTGGAATAGTACTGTTCTCTTTACACATCTTGTGCAGACCAGCGCCACCACGAGGAATGATCATATCCACGTAGTCGTCCAGTTTAAGCAGTTGAGATACCAACTCACGATCCGGTTTCTCGATGTACTGAACAGAAGCCGCAGGAAGTTCCGCTTTCTCTAGTGCAGACTGGATTACTTTAACTAGCTCCATGTTCGAGAAGAACGTCTCTTTACCACCACGTAGGATGCTTGCGTTACCTGTTTTCAAACACAGTGCCGCAATATCGATGGTTACGTTAGGACGTGCTTCATAGATAACTCCAACCACACCAAGTGGTACGCGGCGGCGTGACAGTGACATACCGTTTTCCAGTACCTTACTGTCAATCTCACTGCCAACTGGGTCATTCAGGCTAATCACGTTACGAACGTCATTAGCAATGCCTGTTAAGCGCTCTTCGTTAAGAAGTAGACGATCAAGCAGTGCGTCTGTTAAACCCGCTTCGCGACCTAGTTCGATGTCTTTCGCGTTCGCTTCTAAAATCGTTGTTGCGTTTGCTTCTAGCTCATCAGCGATAATCGCCAATGCTTTATTTTTTTGCGCCGTAGATGCGGTCGCTAGGTGGAAAGCAGCCTCTTTTGCTGCGATACCCATGTTAGTTAAATCCACGTTTAACTCTCCCTAAATTCTGTCTGTCTTTGGATGCAAAAAGGCGATTCGCCTTATCATCACGAGCTATTCTTGGATTACAACAAGGTCGTCACGGTGAATGACTTCTGACCCGTAATCGTAACCAAGGATGTCGCCAATATCTTTACTGTGCTTGCCTGCTATTTTTGCTAGGTCTTGGCTTGAGTAGCTAGCGATACCACGCGCCACTACCTTGCCTTTGCTGTCTGTGACTTGGGTGACTTCACCACGAGAAAACTCGCCTTGAACTCGAATAACCCCTTTCGCCAACAAGCTGCTCCCTTTAGTGTTAACGGCGTTTACTGCACCATCGTCGACCACAATATCGCCTGCTGAAGCAGGGCCCGCTAAAATCCAACGCTTACGGTTTTCAAGCGCTTCTGCTAACGGTAGGAAACGTGTGCCTTGTGGATTGTCGCTCAAAGAGTCGAACACCACGTTTTCAGCACTGCCTGCTGCAATAATAACTTCAATACCTGCGCGACGAGCAATATCCGCCGCCTGCAGTTTTGTTGCCATGCCGCCAGTGCCCAACGTCGTACCACTGCCGCCTGCGATCTTGCGCAGTGTGTCATCAATCGTTTTCACTTCTTTGATGAGCTCAGCATTCGGGTCTTTACGAGGGTCGGCTGTAAACAAGCCTTTTTGGTCAGTTAGCAGCAAAAGCTTATCAGCACCGCATAAAATACCAACCAGTGCCGACAAGTTATCGTTGTCGCCCACTTTAATTTCGTTGGTCGCTACTGCGTCATTTTCGTTTACGACAGGAATAATGTCGTGTTCAACGAGTGCGTTGATCGTGTCACGAGCATTCAGAAAACGCTCGCGATCATCAAGATCAGCACGAGTCAGTAGCATTTGGCCAATCTTAAGGCCATAGATAGCAAACAAAGACTCCCAAACTTGAATCAACTGGCTTTGCCCAACTGCCGCAAGCAACTGTTTGCTCGCCATTGAGTTGGGAAGTGCGGGGTAACCAAGGTGCTCACGTCCTGCTGCAATTGCGCCAGACGAAACCATAACCACAGAGTGGCCTTGTTTTTTTAATTCAGCACACTGACGAACCAGCTCAACCATGTGAGCACGATCTAATGCCAATGTTCCACCAGTTAAGACACTGGTACCCAGTTTAACAACGACAGTTTTACGCTGTGTTGTTGTCCCGCTTTGATGATTTGTTGTCATGAAGTCTTTTATGGATAAAACAAATAAGAGGTGATGTTTTAGCAATCAACAGGGGAATTCACAAGTAGAAAAGGTGCGAAATCGCACCTTTTTGCTTTATAGAGAAGAGTAACCTTTAAAATCAGACGAATTCGACAGACTCTTCGTCTAATTGGATACTGATTTCAAACTTACTTTGAAGTTCATCAACCAGTTTTTGGTGGAAGGCTTCTTGAGTTCGAGACACCTCAGCGACCGCCTTTTTAGGCAGTGGTAAAGAATCCCAGTTGCCTTCAATGTTGTATTTACCTATGTTGTACTTCGCCGAATATCCCTCTTCCGACTTATCCAATTCCAACCACCAGCCCCAGAACTCACGTTCTTCTGGTGATTTTTTATCGTTCACACACACAGACAAGCAATCAAAAAGATAGTGGCCTTCTTCTGATTGCGGCTCCCTCAAATAAGGACCAATGGCCTTTAAAACGTTTAACAAGCGATAATGCGTTGGTTCTTGTGTCACTTCTGACATATTGAATCTCCGTTTTCAATGTTAAGAATGACGTTACTCAGACTGCAATACGTAGAAAGTACGCAGTTGGATTTTATAAATTTTCTCTGAGTATCAGGTACTTAATCTGTACACTTTTCATGCTTAACTAATTTAGGAGAAATGTCATCTAAATAATTCATCCTCAAGCCACTTTATCGCCAATTCGAGGGATTGCTCATAACCTTGTGTAATTGATTTAGCTTTGATTTTCTTCGCTTTACCGTAATCACTGTAAATAGCAACCAGTTGATTATCCATTGGTGGTGATACAGGGTCCCCTTCTAAGGCTAGTGCCAAGATAGGAACACGGGTTTTGCTGTTCGACAGTAGCCCTTGCACCTTAAGTGACCACGCCATCAACTGCCCAGAAAGGCTATTAATATCCACCGCACCTTTACCCAGGCGAGAAGCTAGCACGTCTAAGTGCATCTTCGGCATCTGCTTAAGTTTATCGGCATGAACAAAGATATCGTGGATAGGCGCACCAAGAGAGATACACGCTTTGATCTTCTGTTGTTCAACGAACGACAATCTCACCATGGCATTACCACCAAAGCGGAAGCCAAATAAGCCCACCTTGTGATGATCTACCCAAGGGATGTTTGGCAGTTCGTTCAATACCGCTTGGTGTAAGCACGAAGAATCTTCCGTTAACGGCCAATGAGAACTGTGACCAATCGATGGCATGTCTACCGTCAGCATCGCGATGTTCTTAGGTGCTAAGTAATCCCTAAACAAACGCCACATGTCTGTTTGTAAGCTATCCAAACCCGCACTCACGATAACAACCGGTTGAGGCTTATCTGTTTTCGCTAGATGCAAATTCGCTTTGATCTTCTTGTTTTGATACGGCACTTCAATCTGCTTAACGATCAGCTTGGTATGCTTAATCGCCTCCGAATAGGCCGCGTTCGCCAATACCTGAGCCTGAGCCGCCAAGTTATCGTTCTTAAGATGTGGGTAGCCCGCAATGCTGAAACACAAAGACGCCGAGAACAACTCTTCAGCCATCTCTTCACCGCTCTTTTCATTAGAACGGTTCTGGTGTTGCATACCTAACTTGGTCCACTCGTATGCCCAGTTGCCGCTGCGGTAGCCCATCACGGTATCCAACCACTCATCGGTTGTGCGTGAGTTGTCTGACGATGCGATTCGCGACAATACCGCCTCTTGCTCAATTGGGTTAACGCCTTGCCATACCCACTGAAGACGTCTTAGGTTTCGATACCAAGATAAGTTTTGCTGCTCACGCTTCTCATCCAATAACGCTTCAGAGCTTGGCATGTATTGCGTCAACATTGAGGTCTCTTTGGCCTGCTTGTGCTTTACAAACAAGGTTTCCGAAAGGTTCGAGCTCGTTTCTTCTGATTCAGACATTGGGATACTTAATAAGAAATGGTTGTCACTAATCATATAAAAAAAAATGACCCTATAAAGGGTCATTTCTCAAAAAACTAAGTTTACGCTTATTTTGACTTGCGATTTACTGGCTCAACGTAGCTTAGGCTAGTATCCCAAGGTTGCTCAATCCATGTGTCTTGAGCGATATCTACGATGTACTCGTCTAGTAGGTGTGCGCCAGATGGCTTTGCACATACTGCGATTAGTTTCGCTTTCGGGTACATTTCGCGAAGCTTGCGTGCAGTGTCACCACTGTCCACTAGGTCTTCAACGATTAGGAAGCCTTCGCCGTCACCTTCAGGTGCTTTAACTACTGTCATATCACGTTGGTGATCGTGGTCGTAGCTAGAAATACAAATCGTATCTACGTGACGAATACCTAGCTCACGAGCCAAGATTGCACCAGGAACCAAACCACCACGGCTTACTGCCCAGATGCCTTTCCACTGTTCTGCTGGCATTTGCTTTTCAGCTAGTTGACGGCAGTAAGTCTGCATGTTGTCCCAAGTGATAACGAATTTGTTGCTCATAGTATAAAACCTAATAATTTTGTCATGTTATTAGAGGCTATGTCGTGCATAGCCCCTTCAG from Vibrio pomeroyi encodes the following:
- the frsA gene encoding esterase FrsA, whose protein sequence is MSESEETSSNLSETLFVKHKQAKETSMLTQYMPSSEALLDEKREQQNLSWYRNLRRLQWVWQGVNPIEQEAVLSRIASSDNSRTTDEWLDTVMGYRSGNWAYEWTKLGMQHQNRSNEKSGEEMAEELFSASLCFSIAGYPHLKNDNLAAQAQVLANAAYSEAIKHTKLIVKQIEVPYQNKKIKANLHLAKTDKPQPVVIVSAGLDSLQTDMWRLFRDYLAPKNIAMLTVDMPSIGHSSHWPLTEDSSCLHQAVLNELPNIPWVDHHKVGLFGFRFGGNAMVRLSFVEQQKIKACISLGAPIHDIFVHADKLKQMPKMHLDVLASRLGKGAVDINSLSGQLMAWSLKVQGLLSNSKTRVPILALALEGDPVSPPMDNQLVAIYSDYGKAKKIKAKSITQGYEQSLELAIKWLEDELFR
- a CDS encoding xanthine phosphoribosyltransferase — protein: MSNKFVITWDNMQTYCRQLAEKQMPAEQWKGIWAVSRGGLVPGAILARELGIRHVDTICISSYDHDHQRDMTVVKAPEGDGEGFLIVEDLVDSGDTARKLREMYPKAKLIAVCAKPSGAHLLDEYIVDIAQDTWIEQPWDTSLSYVEPVNRKSK